The following coding sequences lie in one Alicyclobacillus curvatus genomic window:
- a CDS encoding LysR family transcriptional regulator: MHLGKQLVRTTAGNRFLIHIQSVLNKLDEARSVVRDDENNLSGTLTISANEVLCAYRLPAAFHLFRSRHPGVRLIFHSVLNQQLKQTLFDGTADVVFMLDEPIRSTGLEVESLMEETFRFFVAPDHPLAKRTVLQPEDFHGEVFLTNEKGCTYRTMFDRSFAKEGTDSITFLEFQNAEAIKQCAITGIGIAFLPEMVTKAEVERGVLVALPWQIPDLHVYTQMLWHKDKWLSPIILSFIEAVREVIAIEEENQAV; encoded by the coding sequence ATGCACTTGGGCAAGCAGCTGGTTCGCACAACTGCAGGTAATCGCTTTTTAATTCATATCCAAAGCGTTCTAAACAAATTGGACGAAGCTCGTAGCGTTGTTCGTGATGATGAAAACAATCTAAGTGGCACCCTAACTATAAGTGCTAACGAGGTTCTTTGCGCCTATCGGCTTCCAGCGGCCTTTCACCTATTTCGTTCGCGCCATCCGGGTGTTCGTCTCATCTTCCACTCTGTTCTAAATCAACAACTTAAGCAAACCCTCTTTGATGGAACTGCCGATGTAGTCTTTATGTTGGACGAACCCATTCGCTCAACAGGACTTGAAGTGGAATCATTGATGGAAGAAACTTTCCGCTTTTTCGTTGCTCCAGACCATCCACTCGCGAAACGAACTGTGCTACAACCGGAGGATTTTCACGGAGAAGTATTTCTAACGAACGAAAAGGGTTGTACTTATCGAACCATGTTTGACCGCTCATTTGCGAAGGAGGGAACCGATAGTATTACGTTTTTGGAGTTTCAAAACGCTGAAGCTATTAAACAATGTGCAATTACGGGAATCGGTATTGCCTTTCTTCCCGAAATGGTAACAAAAGCCGAAGTGGAACGGGGCGTACTTGTTGCTCTTCCGTGGCAAATTCCGGACTTGCACGTATACACACAGATGTTATGGCATAAAGACAAGTGGCTATCACCAATCATATTATCGTTCATAGAAGCAGTAAGGGAGGTTATCGCTATAGAGGAGGAGAACCAAGCTGTTTAG
- a CDS encoding IstB-like ATP-binding domain-containing protein, which produces MLSNQTINTLRQLRLNGMADAYSRQLKDAHAAELTFDDRLGLLVDHEWTLRQNRQLSRLLQAAHLRVQAAPEEIDYQVPRGLDRSLIQQLLTGQWLTERHNLLISGPTGPVSWYSSSLFGHSKGLIPSELQLNFTVFV; this is translated from the coding sequence ATGCTCAGTAACCAAACGATTAACACACTTCGCCAACTTCGACTCAACGGCATGGCAGACGCCTACTCTCGCCAACTCAAGGATGCTCACGCCGCAGAACTGACCTTTGACGACCGCCTTGGACTCCTGGTCGACCATGAATGGACGCTCCGTCAGAACCGCCAGTTATCTCGGCTGCTCCAAGCCGCTCATCTCAGGGTTCAGGCGGCGCCGGAAGAGATTGACTACCAAGTACCCAGGGGCTTAGACCGCTCACTCATCCAACAATTGCTCACAGGCCAGTGGCTGACAGAACGACACAATTTACTGATCTCCGGCCCCACAGGTCCTGTGTCATGGTACTCCTCCTCGCTATTTGGCCACTCGAAAGGTCTAATCCCCAGTGAATTGCAGCTAAATTTCACCGTCTTCGTGTAA
- a CDS encoding recombinase family protein → MSQVLGHLESQQRQYELVERAKTLGWVAPQILVIDQDLGQSGADGGRAGFKQLVADVGLGDVGIILGLEVSRLARNNADWYHLLDLCAMCNTLIADSDGVYDPSSYNDRLLLGLKGTMSEAELHLIRSRMQGGLLHKAQKGELKTWLPAGYEYDDDDKVVVARNEAIVTAIQLVFQQFLVLKTARRVLTWFRAEEIQVPVMHPSKGLTWKLPTYKTIHGILTNPIYAGTFVFGRTKYEKSIGPDGRLQVKARQVAREEWPIVIHDHHEPYISWDTFVTNQELLRRNFKGPRNSGSPQQGAALLQGLLVCGKCGRRMLVSYGGKGGNVQRYICGQAQRMQGAEHVCQGLGGKRLDQHVARLFLDTVTPARLAIIGEAMEQAEMRHVAEEKLLEKQLEKALYDAERAKRQYDRVEPENRLVARTMEKAWERGLREVQRVQKLLEERRDRKHNPLTAEEKSRIHALGRGLKRVWNSPQTTNRDRKELLRTLIRSIVVLVDQEQRVARCTVQWEGGAVTHFTSPLNKVGHHGNSTEEETVDLVRRLALHYPDDVIARILVRQHIRTGKGNNFNAGRVCSLRNHYNIPVFSGHSNTSETENMYTVAQAADELSVSTATVLRWLREGFIQGQQVAQGAPWQIEITDHLRERLVNEPSVDWVELRVAADRLNCTRQTVLNRMRSGLLPAVYVQNGKRRGYRFHVPLAPTEVPFL, encoded by the coding sequence ATGTCGCAGGTTCTTGGCCATTTAGAAAGCCAGCAAAGACAATATGAGTTAGTTGAACGTGCTAAGACCTTAGGCTGGGTAGCACCACAGATTCTAGTTATAGACCAGGACCTAGGGCAGAGTGGTGCGGACGGAGGACGTGCCGGATTCAAGCAGCTCGTTGCAGACGTCGGACTCGGTGATGTTGGTATCATTCTTGGACTCGAAGTCTCTCGTCTTGCCCGGAACAATGCGGATTGGTACCACTTGTTGGACCTATGTGCAATGTGTAATACACTGATCGCTGATTCGGATGGAGTCTACGATCCTTCGTCGTACAATGATCGGTTGCTACTAGGGTTAAAGGGAACGATGAGTGAGGCTGAACTGCATCTCATTCGCAGTCGGATGCAAGGTGGTTTATTGCATAAAGCTCAGAAGGGGGAACTCAAAACTTGGCTGCCGGCTGGCTATGAGTATGATGACGATGACAAAGTGGTGGTTGCGCGTAATGAAGCGATTGTGACAGCCATCCAACTGGTCTTTCAACAATTTCTTGTACTGAAAACGGCCAGACGGGTGCTCACCTGGTTTCGGGCCGAAGAAATTCAAGTTCCTGTCATGCACCCAAGTAAGGGCCTAACATGGAAACTCCCCACTTATAAAACGATCCACGGGATCCTGACCAATCCTATATACGCTGGCACTTTTGTGTTCGGTAGAACTAAATATGAAAAGTCTATAGGGCCAGACGGTCGGCTTCAGGTGAAAGCCAGGCAGGTGGCCCGCGAGGAATGGCCCATTGTAATTCACGATCATCATGAGCCCTATATTTCTTGGGATACCTTTGTTACCAACCAGGAACTCCTACGTCGGAACTTTAAAGGCCCCCGGAACTCAGGTTCCCCCCAGCAGGGAGCGGCCTTACTTCAGGGGCTGCTAGTTTGCGGAAAGTGTGGCCGCAGGATGTTGGTTTCTTATGGCGGTAAAGGTGGCAACGTGCAGAGATATATTTGTGGCCAAGCACAAAGAATGCAAGGGGCCGAGCATGTCTGTCAAGGACTTGGCGGAAAGCGCTTGGACCAGCACGTTGCTCGCCTTTTTCTTGACACCGTAACACCCGCCAGATTAGCAATTATTGGTGAAGCAATGGAGCAGGCCGAAATGAGACATGTTGCTGAGGAAAAACTTCTTGAGAAGCAACTTGAAAAGGCTCTTTACGATGCTGAACGTGCCAAACGGCAATACGATCGAGTTGAGCCGGAAAACAGACTGGTTGCTCGTACGATGGAAAAAGCTTGGGAGCGAGGGTTGCGTGAAGTGCAACGCGTACAAAAGCTGCTTGAGGAGCGTCGGGACCGCAAACATAATCCCTTAACTGCCGAAGAAAAGAGTCGGATACATGCTCTGGGAAGGGGGCTGAAAAGGGTCTGGAATTCACCACAAACTACCAATAGGGATCGAAAGGAACTCCTTAGAACACTCATTAGGAGCATCGTAGTTCTTGTTGATCAAGAGCAGCGTGTGGCCCGTTGCACGGTTCAATGGGAGGGCGGTGCTGTCACGCATTTTACCAGCCCACTCAATAAGGTCGGGCATCACGGAAATTCTACAGAAGAGGAGACGGTCGACCTTGTTCGACGTTTAGCGCTTCATTACCCTGATGATGTGATTGCACGGATTTTGGTACGTCAACACATTCGCACTGGAAAGGGTAACAATTTCAACGCGGGCCGAGTCTGTTCACTCAGAAATCACTATAACATTCCCGTCTTCTCCGGCCATTCAAACACGTCCGAGACTGAAAACATGTATACCGTAGCCCAGGCTGCTGACGAACTAAGCGTGAGTACTGCTACCGTGCTGAGATGGTTGCGAGAGGGTTTCATTCAAGGGCAGCAAGTTGCCCAGGGGGCTCCTTGGCAGATTGAAATTACCGACCATCTACGGGAACGGCTGGTGAACGAGCCATCTGTGGATTGGGTTGAGTTAAGAGTAGCTGCGGATCGTCTGAACTGTACGAGACAGACCGTATTGAATCGCATGCGCAGTGGACTGTTGCCCGCTGTCTATGTTCAAAATGGTAAGCGAAGGGGATACCGATTTCATGTTCCGCTAGCGCCGACAGAAGTGCCCTTTCTCTGA
- a CDS encoding sugar ABC transporter permease has translation MSNVFKGRQRTVIYLTMIPGLLVFVLFGIVPSISTLIISFTNFTAVPGLPTTFIGLANYVHIFVNDSQGIIQSVKDTLLFAAGVTILQNLLGLWMANALSKKFPGVRFFRTLVFMPAVLGVTIIGLMWTLIFSPSGGPAASVLGWFGTSSAFFGSTSWALPLVIFVQIWANLGFTTVVFIAGINTVPKELTEAAKIDGATGWTNFWRITFPMIAPSVTVNVILAAAGSLRTYDLIYVLTDGTNNTNTLGMYMFNTAFQGSSNLGLGAGIGVLQFILTVVVVLVLQKYLTRREEAMS, from the coding sequence TTGAGTAATGTGTTTAAAGGCCGACAAAGAACGGTCATCTATCTCACAATGATTCCCGGATTGCTTGTATTTGTGCTGTTTGGGATTGTGCCGTCAATTTCGACGCTCATCATCTCTTTCACAAACTTTACCGCCGTGCCTGGGCTGCCAACCACCTTTATTGGTCTCGCAAATTATGTTCACATCTTCGTGAATGATTCACAGGGCATCATTCAGTCGGTGAAAGACACACTCTTGTTTGCGGCTGGCGTGACCATTCTCCAGAACCTCCTTGGGTTGTGGATGGCAAATGCGCTGAGCAAAAAATTCCCAGGGGTCAGGTTTTTCCGAACGCTTGTATTTATGCCAGCAGTGCTCGGCGTGACCATTATCGGTTTGATGTGGACATTGATTTTCTCCCCGTCAGGCGGTCCGGCGGCATCGGTGCTGGGATGGTTTGGGACGTCGTCTGCCTTCTTCGGATCGACATCTTGGGCTTTGCCGCTCGTCATCTTTGTTCAGATATGGGCAAATCTTGGGTTCACGACAGTGGTTTTCATCGCAGGCATTAATACGGTACCAAAAGAACTCACGGAGGCAGCAAAAATCGATGGTGCGACGGGGTGGACTAACTTCTGGAGGATCACCTTCCCGATGATTGCCCCGAGTGTCACAGTCAACGTCATTCTCGCTGCTGCTGGGTCGCTTCGTACTTACGACCTGATTTACGTACTCACGGATGGTACCAACAATACCAATACGCTTGGTATGTACATGTTTAACACCGCCTTCCAGGGTTCAAGCAACCTCGGACTTGGTGCTGGTATTGGGGTGTTGCAGTTCATCTTGACAGTCGTTGTGGTTCTCGTCTTGCAGAAATATTTAACGCGCAGGGAGGAGGCAATGTCGTGA
- a CDS encoding extracellular solute-binding protein, whose product MGVKKIGKTLSPFAIVALSAALVAGCGTTTTNQTASSGNNSSPSNNAQSSSTSDKGPLKIIMWVNPPAVAAVKKINSEFEQKYGVQVQLQTTANDTAGYQTAQQTAVQAGTADIMAIQPFNPMPQKMTSNNMTNVQQWAANNVFMPLNNEPWVANFSASDLGAAAYNGKDYGMVTGVYQTGLFYNKDIFAKYNLQPPTTYNEFVNVSNVLKSHGVTPVWTGLAGGATLYVQFMMDPFMQSLLAPTLGDASASAALASGKVKWTDPAMIKAFQREQNFAKNYLEPNYAGENWQQMPGDFAAGKAAMLLDGSWDLSSVLQANPKMQIGYFPIPGSNTASNNQSIANPDLTWVVLNNSKHKALAEEWLNFFASKDIYNQYVQMTGISPSEQGTYTSATATIMGKWFGTGRVISQTPDWMIPSGPYYLQPTNFWNEQLKMLQGGITPDKLAQEYQQSQDQASK is encoded by the coding sequence GTGGGAGTTAAAAAAATCGGGAAAACGCTTTCGCCTTTCGCCATCGTGGCTTTGTCCGCTGCACTCGTTGCTGGATGTGGCACCACCACGACAAACCAGACTGCGAGCAGCGGCAACAACTCATCGCCATCCAACAATGCGCAGTCGTCCAGTACAAGCGATAAGGGGCCGCTCAAGATCATCATGTGGGTCAACCCGCCAGCCGTTGCGGCCGTCAAGAAGATTAACTCGGAATTCGAACAAAAGTACGGGGTACAAGTACAGCTGCAGACAACCGCGAATGATACAGCAGGTTATCAAACTGCGCAGCAAACCGCGGTCCAGGCTGGTACGGCAGACATTATGGCCATTCAACCGTTCAATCCGATGCCGCAAAAAATGACCAGCAACAATATGACCAACGTGCAGCAATGGGCGGCAAACAACGTCTTTATGCCCCTGAACAATGAACCCTGGGTCGCCAATTTCAGCGCCAGCGACCTTGGTGCAGCTGCGTACAACGGCAAGGATTACGGCATGGTCACTGGCGTTTACCAAACAGGTCTGTTCTATAACAAGGACATTTTTGCCAAGTACAACCTACAGCCTCCGACCACCTATAACGAATTCGTAAACGTCAGTAATGTCCTCAAATCGCATGGTGTCACACCGGTGTGGACTGGACTCGCAGGTGGCGCCACGTTGTATGTGCAGTTCATGATGGATCCATTCATGCAGTCTCTGCTGGCTCCGACCCTGGGTGATGCGAGTGCAAGTGCCGCGCTTGCCTCTGGCAAGGTTAAGTGGACAGATCCGGCTATGATCAAAGCGTTCCAAAGGGAACAAAACTTTGCGAAGAATTATTTAGAGCCAAACTATGCCGGGGAAAACTGGCAGCAGATGCCTGGCGACTTTGCTGCTGGCAAGGCAGCGATGTTACTTGACGGATCTTGGGACCTCTCTTCGGTGCTTCAAGCCAATCCGAAGATGCAGATTGGGTACTTCCCAATTCCCGGTTCAAACACCGCTTCGAACAATCAATCTATCGCGAACCCGGATTTGACATGGGTCGTGCTGAACAACAGCAAACACAAGGCCCTAGCAGAAGAATGGTTGAACTTCTTTGCATCCAAAGACATTTACAACCAGTACGTGCAGATGACCGGCATTTCGCCGAGTGAACAAGGAACGTACACGAGTGCCACAGCCACCATCATGGGCAAGTGGTTTGGTACGGGCCGGGTAATCAGCCAGACCCCCGATTGGATGATTCCGAGTGGCCCGTATTACCTGCAACCAACGAACTTCTGGAATGAGCAGTTGAAGATGCTGCAAGGCGGAATTACGCCAGACAAGCTCGCTCAGGAATACCAACAATCTCAAGATCAGGCTTCGAAATAA
- a CDS encoding ROK family transcriptional regulator produces MEGANSVVLRDLNMNSIFRLIQHRGPISRVDIAEQTGLAASTVSVITGELQGSGFIRECGYATSTGGRRPRLLEINPQGGYFICADLTGSNIAIGVLDLSFQVLKEWFHEKTNMSGQSLYVELVKALSEARAWCNTKGFSTLSIGIAAPGLMDSMTGRIVSATNLDWHDLDLNELLEQEFGLPVIVENDTNAAAYGEFLYGVEHEENAENMLYVAVGTGVGAGLIVHRSLYTGSSGMAGELGHIVVKAGGDRCNCGKRGCLETFVSEPAMLQRYVRLTEEQGNKQDSSVGDSASVTIQGLARRAESGDGVAIDVLHDAGRMLGTVAGNTVNVLNCDSVVFGGEAVTGSKVMLAAITEGLYEAMLPGFERNLKVRVSSLNSTAAYVGVAYASLTTVLNKYGFQVSR; encoded by the coding sequence ATGGAAGGTGCAAACAGCGTAGTACTTCGTGATTTAAACATGAACTCCATATTCCGCTTAATCCAACATCGTGGCCCTATCTCGAGAGTTGATATCGCGGAACAGACGGGACTCGCAGCGAGTACCGTTTCCGTTATCACCGGCGAGCTCCAAGGCAGTGGATTTATTCGAGAGTGTGGGTATGCAACGTCAACGGGGGGGCGGAGACCAAGACTTCTAGAGATTAATCCACAGGGCGGCTACTTCATCTGCGCAGACTTGACAGGTTCGAATATTGCAATAGGTGTGCTTGACCTCTCTTTTCAGGTGTTAAAAGAATGGTTCCATGAAAAGACCAACATGAGCGGGCAAAGCTTGTACGTCGAATTGGTCAAAGCCCTGTCTGAGGCTAGGGCTTGGTGCAATACGAAAGGTTTTAGCACCTTAAGCATCGGCATTGCTGCACCTGGTTTAATGGATTCGATGACGGGCAGAATTGTGTCGGCAACCAACCTCGACTGGCATGACCTGGATTTGAACGAGCTGCTTGAACAAGAGTTTGGACTCCCTGTCATCGTCGAAAATGATACCAACGCTGCCGCGTATGGAGAATTTCTGTACGGTGTCGAACACGAGGAAAACGCCGAAAACATGTTGTACGTCGCCGTCGGAACCGGTGTTGGCGCAGGACTTATCGTCCATCGCTCGCTCTACACGGGGTCCTCGGGAATGGCCGGTGAGCTCGGACACATCGTCGTCAAAGCTGGTGGCGACAGATGCAACTGTGGCAAGCGAGGATGCTTGGAAACTTTTGTTTCGGAGCCAGCCATGCTGCAGAGATATGTTCGCTTGACTGAGGAACAAGGCAACAAACAAGACAGCTCAGTTGGCGACAGTGCGAGTGTCACCATTCAAGGCTTGGCCAGGCGGGCAGAATCTGGAGATGGCGTGGCTATCGATGTCCTGCACGATGCGGGCCGGATGCTCGGAACTGTGGCTGGCAACACGGTGAACGTTTTAAACTGCGATAGTGTGGTGTTCGGCGGAGAAGCAGTGACAGGCAGTAAGGTCATGCTTGCGGCGATTACTGAGGGCCTGTACGAAGCGATGCTGCCGGGATTTGAGCGCAACCTCAAGGTCCGGGTGTCCTCACTCAACTCCACAGCTGCATACGTGGGCGTGGCCTACGCGAGCTTGACCACCGTACTCAATAAATATGGGTTTCAGGTTTCTCGATGA
- a CDS encoding ROK family protein gives MSYVIGLDVGGSTVKAGVFNGSSQSFGDIRLKTYSSKNTREEIITNMATAVRQLMEQARGLRIGQLAGIGIGVPGFVNSRDGVVMHASNLSLHNVNLKQWFEEEFSVPCVVQGDARVGALAEREFGAAKGRDSLLYVVIGTGVGSGMILDGKVYEGVHSVAGEIGHTIVQPDGNICACGKRGCLETLVSGPMLIRAYQRRVGPQEITAKTLSERATAGEPDAVAVFRQAAQDLAFALSNYCTILDPSIVVIGGGVSLAGPVLFEPLREFFSVYASALASRSIKIVPAQLGDRSGVVGASLLVKEFLANTD, from the coding sequence ATGTCTTACGTAATCGGTCTCGACGTTGGTGGTTCAACGGTTAAGGCTGGGGTATTCAACGGAAGTTCACAGTCTTTCGGCGACATCCGGCTGAAAACGTATTCATCAAAAAATACCCGCGAGGAAATCATAACGAACATGGCAACAGCCGTTCGTCAACTGATGGAGCAAGCTCGGGGTCTCCGTATCGGACAGTTGGCAGGCATCGGCATCGGCGTACCGGGGTTCGTGAATTCACGCGATGGTGTTGTGATGCATGCCTCAAACCTGAGTCTTCACAACGTCAATTTGAAACAGTGGTTTGAGGAAGAGTTTTCGGTGCCTTGCGTCGTTCAAGGTGACGCACGAGTTGGTGCATTGGCAGAACGTGAATTTGGCGCCGCCAAGGGACGGGATTCACTGCTCTATGTCGTCATTGGCACAGGAGTGGGCTCCGGAATGATTCTAGACGGCAAGGTTTATGAAGGCGTGCATTCAGTTGCTGGTGAAATTGGCCACACTATTGTACAACCAGACGGAAACATCTGTGCCTGCGGAAAACGGGGTTGTCTAGAGACGCTCGTATCAGGACCGATGTTGATACGGGCATATCAACGACGCGTTGGGCCGCAGGAAATCACCGCCAAGACCCTGTCAGAACGCGCAACAGCCGGAGAACCGGACGCCGTCGCTGTCTTTCGCCAGGCTGCTCAGGATTTAGCTTTTGCTCTCTCGAATTACTGTACCATTCTCGATCCGTCGATTGTCGTCATTGGCGGCGGGGTGTCTCTGGCAGGGCCCGTCCTGTTTGAACCGCTGCGCGAATTTTTTTCCGTTTATGCATCTGCATTGGCTAGCAGGTCTATCAAGATTGTTCCCGCTCAACTCGGAGACCGCTCAGGAGTTGTGGGAGCGAGTCTACTTGTGAAAGAATTCCTTGCCAATACAGATTGA
- a CDS encoding FAD-dependent monooxygenase, with protein MPSSSALVRVTCGYAVIAIACGEPGHDTALASHEGEICVKVLVIGAGPVGLTMASELARRGVSVRIIDKSHAPSQLSKALAVHARTLEVFEQMGAVDAFLTRGFRVSGMTAWLGPGNRTAEVNLANLDSPYPFVLDIPQSVTEEILIHHLKTFAVEVERQVELLSLAGKDDGVTAVLRHSDGREEIVHTGWVVGCDGAHSTVRHQLGVSFEGTPYPDLFALADVKIHWSLPQDRIQMFLTTDELVAAFPYGEGRYRLMTSIHPTNGDEKLPLAPTLEWFQQMVDSRCGVAATLSDAVWMDTFHSHLRHAKQTRFGRIFLVGDAAHIHSPAGGQGMNTGIQDAYNLAWKLALVAEGSAVQSLLDSYQVERLAVAESVLRLSDGLLRGATSRSRVVKFLRNHLAPMLAHMNVVQERMTGQLAETAIHYRRSPIVAEHFTRAPGAARRVLRAGDRAPDNMLSGAQIGVKRFYDLLSSTKHHLVMDLSTGVPSALVEALMSWGHVLELMGVEREMTVDKSGLSGLNFRVIPDDTASFAKRYGLVPGSLLLIRPDGYIGYISDTLDASHLVEYLTQTLGALPTR; from the coding sequence ATGCCAAGTTCTTCAGCCCTCGTTCGCGTGACGTGCGGGTACGCAGTTATTGCCATAGCTTGTGGGGAACCTGGGCATGATACAGCACTCGCTTCGCATGAAGGAGAGATTTGCGTGAAGGTACTTGTGATTGGCGCTGGGCCCGTTGGGCTGACGATGGCTTCTGAACTTGCTCGCCGCGGCGTGAGCGTGCGTATCATCGATAAATCTCATGCACCGTCGCAACTTTCTAAAGCGCTCGCAGTTCACGCAAGAACGCTGGAAGTATTCGAGCAAATGGGCGCCGTGGATGCGTTTTTGACGCGCGGATTTCGCGTAAGCGGCATGACGGCTTGGTTGGGACCGGGCAATCGCACGGCTGAAGTGAATCTCGCAAATTTGGATTCTCCGTATCCCTTTGTTCTCGACATACCGCAAAGTGTGACAGAGGAAATTCTCATCCATCACCTGAAAACGTTCGCGGTTGAAGTGGAACGGCAGGTAGAACTGCTTTCGCTGGCAGGGAAGGATGACGGTGTGACGGCAGTGCTTCGGCACTCAGATGGCCGCGAAGAAATTGTCCACACGGGCTGGGTTGTTGGATGTGACGGTGCACACAGCACGGTGCGTCATCAACTCGGGGTGAGTTTCGAAGGAACACCTTATCCAGACCTGTTTGCGCTAGCGGATGTGAAAATCCATTGGTCACTCCCGCAAGACCGTATTCAGATGTTCCTGACCACGGATGAACTGGTGGCTGCGTTTCCATACGGGGAGGGACGTTACCGACTGATGACCTCCATACATCCGACGAACGGAGACGAAAAGCTTCCGTTGGCCCCTACACTGGAGTGGTTTCAGCAGATGGTGGACAGTCGCTGTGGCGTTGCGGCAACGTTATCCGATGCCGTTTGGATGGATACGTTCCACTCTCATCTACGACACGCGAAGCAAACGCGATTTGGCCGTATATTTTTGGTTGGAGATGCGGCACATATTCACAGTCCGGCGGGTGGACAAGGCATGAATACGGGCATACAGGACGCCTACAACTTGGCTTGGAAACTGGCGCTGGTGGCTGAGGGCTCGGCAGTTCAATCATTGCTGGACTCATATCAAGTGGAGCGTTTGGCGGTCGCGGAATCAGTTCTGCGCTTATCAGACGGGCTTCTTCGTGGCGCAACATCGCGGAGCCGGGTGGTCAAGTTCCTACGAAATCACCTTGCGCCCATGCTCGCCCACATGAATGTCGTGCAGGAGCGAATGACGGGTCAACTCGCCGAGACTGCGATTCACTATCGTAGAAGTCCAATCGTCGCTGAACACTTCACGAGAGCGCCTGGAGCAGCGCGAAGAGTGCTGCGCGCCGGTGATAGGGCACCGGATAACATGCTGTCAGGTGCTCAGATTGGAGTCAAGCGATTTTACGACCTGCTCTCGAGCACCAAGCATCACCTCGTGATGGACTTGTCGACTGGTGTCCCATCAGCACTCGTTGAAGCACTCATGTCGTGGGGACATGTCCTGGAGCTCATGGGTGTAGAGCGCGAGATGACGGTTGACAAGTCTGGACTCAGCGGCCTCAACTTTCGCGTGATTCCGGACGATACGGCATCTTTTGCGAAGCGGTATGGTCTGGTACCGGGAAGTTTGCTGCTCATCCGCCCCGACGGATATATCGGCTACATCAGCGACACCTTAGATGCATCCCATTTGGTGGAGTATCTGACTCAAACCCTTGGCGCACTACCAACACGATAG
- a CDS encoding ATP-binding protein → MLCRTGAGKTFLACALATGACRLGFKVQYHRLSRLLHQMMMAKGDGSYGRVSKALAKIDLLILDDWGLANLSAPEARELLDILDDRVRQHSTCVVSQIPVELWYEQFSDSTLADAVLDRLVHDAYKIQLKGESMRKLLSGVKNAPEGDKTVATN, encoded by the coding sequence GTGCTGTGTCGTACCGGAGCGGGCAAAACCTTTCTAGCCTGTGCCTTGGCCACGGGCGCATGTAGGCTTGGCTTTAAGGTACAGTACCATCGGCTCTCTCGTCTCCTTCACCAGATGATGATGGCCAAAGGAGATGGTTCATATGGCCGCGTTTCCAAAGCACTTGCAAAGATAGACCTACTCATCTTAGATGACTGGGGCCTGGCCAACCTCTCAGCACCAGAGGCTCGAGAACTACTGGACATTCTCGATGACAGAGTACGCCAACATTCAACCTGTGTGGTTAGTCAAATACCAGTAGAACTGTGGTACGAACAATTTTCTGACTCGACTCTAGCAGACGCTGTGCTGGACCGCCTAGTCCACGACGCATACAAGATTCAACTGAAAGGGGAGTCGATGCGAAAGCTACTGAGTGGGGTAAAAAACGCTCCTGAGGGAGACAAAACTGTTGCAACGAACTAA